A stretch of DNA from Brevibacillus ruminantium:
TATTTCTTCCAAAGCTATCCCTTTGCCGCACAATCAGCATTTTACAAAAAACCCGCATAATGTTAATATTTGGATAAATCAACCGATATAAAAGAGAGTGAACAAAAATAAAGCATCGATCTGATTGGAAGGTGAAGGCCTATGGAGGCAACTGTAAGGACTCTTCGATTTACGACCATCGGTGATGTCATAAAAAGATATAGAGAACAGTCAAGCTTAAGCATTTCACATCTGGCGAAAGTGACCGGGGTTCACAAAGGAGTGATTGCGAAGATCGAAAATGGCGGTACCAAGCGCCCGGAATTAAAAACGATCATGCCGATCGCGAAAACCCTGGACATTCCCACTGCCGATATCATTGAACACTACATCGAGATTGACAGCCGTCCGGAAGTCCTGTTTGAACTGATCAATGAGGCCATTCATTTGTCCAATATACCGCTCGTTGCAAAAGTTGCATTGCGTTTTCTGCAGACTCCCTATAAAGAAAGTCATACCTTGATGGAACGACTCTATGATTTTGTCGGTTCCCTGAAAGAGAAAAGCGTCCAGCTTCCTTTGTACGACGTCATCATTAAATACGCAAGGGAACGCGGCATGCAGCGATACCTGGCCAAGGGATTAATGCAGAAATTTCTCATCGAAATGCATGATTTAAATCTGCTGGAAGAATCCTTTCGGCTCGGGGAAGAGGTTCTTCATTACACGGATTTCCTGGATCAAGAAGAAAGAATCCATTTTTACTATCAGATGGCTTTTCAGGCGCATGATCTGAAGAAATATGAGAAGTGTATTGAGCTTGGAAAAATGGGACATGCCGAGGATGCGACGGTTAATGAGACCAAGGAAAGGGTGGCCTGGGCGATCTGCAATTCATACTATCGGATGGATGATATTGCAGGTTTGGAAGAACATCTGAAACTATACGAAGAATTAGAATACCGCTTTGTTACTCGAAGATTAAAGTATTATCGAGCAATCATCCTTTCTAAAAACGGACATTATGACGAAGCAATCCCCTTGTTAAAAGAGTGTTTGGAGGAAGCAACCAAAATCAATCGATTGCATCGGGTAAATATTTTATTGGAGACACTCCTCAAAAAAAACGACGTAAATGCTATCCAACAGCTTTTGGAACAAGAGGAGAAAAATCTTGCAACTGAATTTACCACTCCCTACTATTTTTCTGAGATAGGGAGGTACTTTAAACAAAAAGGAACATTCCTTATTGGCCAAGGTGCTTTTTCTGATGGAATTGAAGCTTTTCTACAAGCCATGCGTTTTTTCGGTAGAATCAATGCCCGGAAAGACATGATGGAATGTTCGGAGCATATCTATACCTTTCACTATGATCAAGGAAAAGAAATAAAATTAGATCTTCTAGGAAAACTAAAAGTAGTGTATAATAATGTCAATAATGGCAATATTAAGGAGGAATACAAATGAAGAAAAAGTTCACTATTCTTACAGCGTTATCGTTGACACTGGCTTGCTCTCTACTCTTTGCACCAAATTTCGGAGCCCAAGATAACCAACTAGCTTTGTCACAGGCGACAAAAATCAAAGTAAATACTGACGACCCACGAGGTTAATTTGTGCAGAATAACAAAAGCATCCCTTTCCTCATTAACAGGAAAGGGATGCTTTTTTATATCCATATACTCGAATTTGGTCGAATTTTGTAAAACGTCTGCTGCTTTTTATTGTCAAAAAAATTTTGAGACATATTTTACCATGTAGTTACAGGTTCTGATATGAGCCTACATGAAATGCGTTTCATAGATCAAATGAATGCCGATGTTACGCGAAAAGAGGCATTTCCTGGCCTCTCTTTATAGAATGGAAAAAATTTTTCAGAGGGAATCTACGGCAGTACGGACCCTACTATATGATTGTGGAGGAATTATATTGGAGGAAGATAAACTGAAACTCACGATTGAACAGCTGCGTCTGCAATTATGCAAGATGGTCAAAGAGAAAGGAATCTCAGATACTTCCGTCTTGGCCTTGAGCCAAGAACTGGACATCTATATTGTTCAATATCAGCGCAGACATGCAAGAATGAAAAATAGCCCCGTTTTGGAGCTATCATTGGTGAATTGAGAGTTATCTCTCAGCGCGTGATCACAAGTTCTGCTTCGCGTAGATTCTCGCAGAGCACTCCATCGAGATCCAAGAAATGGAGAGAGCCAGTAGACCCAGGAACAACACTTGAACGACTCCAGGTAAAGGAAGCAGATTTTGCAGTCCGATCTGTTGGAATTGCATGGCTCTGATCATCTGTGGAAATACGAATGGGAATAAAAAGATCAGAAACATAAAGATATACTTGGATTTTTCATAACCGAAGCGATACTGGACAGGGATCATCACCCCGAAAACAGCTGCCATGACGAGGATGGACACGCCAACCTCTGACAAACTCAGCATTTCCATCTTGGCCGGAATCAGCAGGCTTGCAAAGGAATATAAAAGATAGCAGCCCGCAAAAATGGCGAGGAGAAAGAAGTATTTTGCGATCACGATGGTCCTTCTTGTATATGGTGTTGCGCAAAGAAGGGCTGAGCCTTTGCTTTTATACTCAATCATCGACACGGTATTGAACAGCAAATATTGAATAAAAAGAGTGCTGAGAAAAAATGCGAGAAAACCTCCCGGCATAAAATCGACTTTGCTCTTGATAAAAATCGGCAGCACCAATCCGGCGATTAACATGACGGTCCAATACTTTTTGGCGAGAAGGAAATCCTTTTTGACCAGATGATATACCATCTACATTACCTCCTGATGTACGCCAACATGACGTCTTCAATGGCGGGTCTTTCCACAATCACGTTTCCCATCTGCTGGCGAACAGCCGTTTTATTGTCTGTCAAACCGGAAAAGCCGTAGTCGGTTTCATGAAGAGTCAAAAACAATCCCCGCGTATGTTCATTCAGTTCTTTTCGATCTCCTTTCACCAGACAGTGTCTGTCTAACAGAACATCTTTTTCTTCACTTAAGATGATTCGGCCATTCTCGATGAAAATCAGCATGTCTGCCACTTTGTCCAAGTCAGAGGTAATATGGGATGAAAAGAAAACACTTTTTCCCTCTTGCTTGATAAAAGCAAGCAGGATATCCATCAATTCCATTCTCACTTGAGGATCGAGTCCGCTTGTCGGTTCATCCATGATCAACAAGTCTGGATGATGGGACATGGCCAGTGCGATCGCGTATTTCATGCGCATGCCTTTGGACAACGTGCTGATTTGCTGACCGGCTGGCAGGTCGAAGTCCTTCATATACTTCTGAAAGAGCGCTTCGTCCCAATGGGCGTATGCTGGAGCCATAATCCTTTTCATATCCAGCAACGTGAGATCTTCATAGAAATACCCTTCATCCAATACGATCCCGATGCGGTTTTTGAAATCTCGCTCCACGGATTCAATCTCTTTGCCGTAAAAGAGAATCTCTCCGGCGTCCTTTCCGATTAATCCGAGAATCGATTTGATCGTCGTCGTTTTTCCAGCACCGTTGACACCGATAAATCCGGTAATGCAGCCTTCAAGCAAGGAAAAGCTAACGTCCTTCAAGGCGAAAGCACCCAAGTCCTTCTTCAATCCTTTTACCTCTAGAACCGGCTTCATTCCTCTCCCTCCTCAAAAAGTACATCCATCATGGCATACAACTCGTTTTTGCCAATCCCAAGCGTACGTGCAGTATTCCACGCCTCCATCAGTTTTACTTCCACCATATGTCGTTTCGATTCCAGCAGCAGTTCCAGGTTTTCTTTGGCTACAAATGACCCCTTCCCCGCTCTGGTTGTAATAAAGCCTTCCGATTCAAGCTCGTCGTAGACTCTTCGGGTAGTCAGAACACTCACACGCAGATCATTTGCCAATGCGCGTATGGATGGAAGCATCTCTCCTTCTTCCAGTTCACCGCGCAGGATTGCATCCTTTATCTGATTTTTGATCTGCTGATAGATAGGCAGATCGGACACGTTGGAAATGATAATTTTCATTTACCCTCCAGATAACTGTGTATTAACGACATACACAGAATACACAAACGATACACTATCTGTCAATACACACATGCCTATTCCTTCGTTGCCAAGAAGGTCAATAAGCAAAACCTTCTTACATGAGCGTGTGTAAGAAGGTCTTGCTTTTCTCTCTATGCTTTTTTTCACGCCTGTGGTTTCACCGGCCTTCTGAGACAGAAATAACCTCCTACGCACAAGATGGTGTTATGCCAAAAAAGACTACTCCTGTTTTATCGTATTTAGCCGAGAAGACGCCTACTTCCAATTCTTACCCAGTTTGACAAAGTGGGGGTATGTTCAACCAAACTTGTTCAATGCCGCCTCGGCGGTGAGTATGGCAGAGAGATGACTATCCCCGTAGCGATCCTGTCTCCCTCGAAAATAAAGACTGCGCAGAAAGTTCTTGCTGTTCACCCGGGCGATAGCCTGACTTCGGCTTCTCGGCCAACTGCCGCACTGTGCCAAACCGGTAATCCAATCGGCGATCTCCTGCTGCGGCAGCAGGGCTTGGTCAATCATCGTATCTACGATAGTAGCGATCCGCTCATCCTCTTCCTCACTGAATATCTGTTTCCCGTTTTGCAGCATCCCCGAAATAGCGGCAAGAACCTCATGCTGCAGCGCCGCATCGCTCTCCGGGCACTGTACTACGCGCATGTTTTTGTATGACGTTGAGTTTCAACGTGTCCTTTCCTGTTTATTTTTGCGAAAAACCGCTAAACACCAGATTTCTATGTGTTCAGCGGTTTTTGGGGGCATGTCGTACTCACTTCAAACGT
This window harbors:
- a CDS encoding helix-turn-helix domain-containing protein, yielding MEATVRTLRFTTIGDVIKRYREQSSLSISHLAKVTGVHKGVIAKIENGGTKRPELKTIMPIAKTLDIPTADIIEHYIEIDSRPEVLFELINEAIHLSNIPLVAKVALRFLQTPYKESHTLMERLYDFVGSLKEKSVQLPLYDVIIKYARERGMQRYLAKGLMQKFLIEMHDLNLLEESFRLGEEVLHYTDFLDQEERIHFYYQMAFQAHDLKKYEKCIELGKMGHAEDATVNETKERVAWAICNSYYRMDDIAGLEEHLKLYEELEYRFVTRRLKYYRAIILSKNGHYDEAIPLLKECLEEATKINRLHRVNILLETLLKKNDVNAIQQLLEQEEKNLATEFTTPYYFSEIGRYFKQKGTFLIGQGAFSDGIEAFLQAMRFFGRINARKDMMECSEHIYTFHYDQGKEIKLDLLGKLKVVYNNVNNGNIKEEYK
- a CDS encoding ABC-2 transporter permease gives rise to the protein MVYHLVKKDFLLAKKYWTVMLIAGLVLPIFIKSKVDFMPGGFLAFFLSTLFIQYLLFNTVSMIEYKSKGSALLCATPYTRRTIVIAKYFFLLAIFAGCYLLYSFASLLIPAKMEMLSLSEVGVSILVMAAVFGVMIPVQYRFGYEKSKYIFMFLIFLFPFVFPQMIRAMQFQQIGLQNLLPLPGVVQVLFLGLLALSISWISMECSARIYAKQNL
- a CDS encoding ABC transporter ATP-binding protein — encoded protein: MKPVLEVKGLKKDLGAFALKDVSFSLLEGCITGFIGVNGAGKTTTIKSILGLIGKDAGEILFYGKEIESVERDFKNRIGIVLDEGYFYEDLTLLDMKRIMAPAYAHWDEALFQKYMKDFDLPAGQQISTLSKGMRMKYAIALAMSHHPDLLIMDEPTSGLDPQVRMELMDILLAFIKQEGKSVFFSSHITSDLDKVADMLIFIENGRIILSEEKDVLLDRHCLVKGDRKELNEHTRGLFLTLHETDYGFSGLTDNKTAVRQQMGNVIVERPAIEDVMLAYIRR
- a CDS encoding aspartyl-phosphate phosphatase Spo0E family protein; this translates as MEEDKLKLTIEQLRLQLCKMVKEKGISDTSVLALSQELDIYIVQYQRRHARMKNSPVLELSLVN
- a CDS encoding GntR family transcriptional regulator translates to MKIIISNVSDLPIYQQIKNQIKDAILRGELEEGEMLPSIRALANDLRVSVLTTRRVYDELESEGFITTRAGKGSFVAKENLELLLESKRHMVEVKLMEAWNTARTLGIGKNELYAMMDVLFEEGEE